Within Rhodothermales bacterium, the genomic segment GTTAGGATCGGAGATCGTGAAGATCGAGGGATCTGCCGGCACGAGGCCCGCTTAATCCTGGAGATATTTGTCGACATCCATGCCGAAGTGAAGGCCGCGCTCTTCGAGCACCTGCATCAACTCCTGCAGAGACTTACGGCCGAAGTTTCGAAACTTCAGCATTTCGGGTTCGTCGCGGCGGACGAGGTCGCCGATGTTCTTGATATTGGCTGCCTTCAAGCAGTTGTGCGCCCGGACGGAAAGGTCCAGTTCGTCAACAGATTGAAGCAACAACTCGCGGATGCGCTGGACTTCGGCGTCGACCTCCTTCTCGGCCACCGTCGGCTGGGACGGCTCGTCGATCCGTAGGAAGAGCGCGATGTGATCCCGCATGATAAGGGCGGCATGATGCAGCGCCTCATCCGGAGCGATCGACCCATCGGTCGTGATTTCGAAGATCAGGCGCTCATAGTCGATCCGCTGACCCACACGGGTCGGCTTCACGGTATATTTCACATTCCGGATCGGCGTGAAGATCGAGTCGATCGCAATGATCCCGATGGGGTCGTCGGACTGCTTGTTGTCATCCGATGCAACGTAGCCGAGGCCACGCCCCATGCGCAATTCAACGGATACTTCAGCGCCGTCGGACAGCGTGGCGATGTGGAAATCGGGGTTGAGCACCTCATAGGCGCTGGTGACCTTGCCCAAATCGCCGGCCGTCCATTCGCCGGGTCCTTTCAGCATCAGGTGAATGTTGCTGTCGGATGTGTCGAGCGGCTTGAAGCGAACCCCTTTCAGGTTCAAGATGATATCCGAAACGTCCTCGATCACACCGGGGATCGTAGAGAACTCGTGCTGCACGCCATCAATCTTGATCGCCGTAATGGCCACGCCCTGCAGCGAGGACAGCAACACGCGACGAAGCGCATTGCCTATCGTCACCCCATACCCCCGTTCCAGCGGCTGAACGACAAAAACGCCGTAGGTTCCTGTTACTTCCTCCGGCTGAACGCCATCCGGCATCTGAATCGCGTAAGTGCTCATAGTGGACAATGCTGTTCTAATGTTCGGTGACCCGACGTGGCGGGAGTCAGGGCGAGGGCGCCCTTACGCGTCAACTGGCGGGGCCCTCTTCGCTCAGCGCAAGGTTACTTCGAGTAGAGCTCGACGATGAGCTGCTCGCGAATATTCTCG encodes:
- a CDS encoding DNA-directed RNA polymerase subunit alpha, which translates into the protein MSTYAIQMPDGVQPEEVTGTYGVFVVQPLERGYGVTIGNALRRVLLSSLQGVAITAIKIDGVQHEFSTIPGVIEDVSDIILNLKGVRFKPLDTSDSNIHLMLKGPGEWTAGDLGKVTSAYEVLNPDFHIATLSDGAEVSVELRMGRGLGYVASDDNKQSDDPIGIIAIDSIFTPIRNVKYTVKPTRVGQRIDYERLIFEITTDGSIAPDEALHHAALIMRDHIALFLRIDEPSQPTVAEKEVDAEVQRIRELLLQSVDELDLSVRAHNCLKAANIKNIGDLVRRDEPEMLKFRNFGRKSLQELMQVLEERGLHFGMDVDKYLQD